The Prochlorococcus marinus XMU1404 region AAAAATCTTTTTAAACCTATCCTCTACATTATTTGCAAGTGTCCCAACTAATAACAATTTCTCCTCATTTGATGACTCCATTAATGGAATTAAAGCTTTTAATGCGCCATCTTCTCCTTGGGTAAAAGTTGTTTCTATCCCACTGCCAGAGTAATTAACGAATCTTACTTGACCAAAAAATCTTTTATTTAATTTCTCTGCGACAGTTGCAAGATCTAATTTGATCACTTCACTTGGACAAGATCCAACTAGAAAAAGAGTTTTTATTTCTGGTCTTCTTGCAATAAGATCATTAACCACTCGATCTAATTCTTCATGAGCGTCAGCAAGACCAGCAAGATCTTTTTCTTCAAGAATAGCCGTCCCAAATCTTGGCTCAGCAAAAATCATAACTCCAGCAGCGCTTTGAATTAAATGAGCACATGTCCTTGAGCCTACTACCAGAAAAAACGCATCAGGCATTCTTCTGTGGAGCCAGACTATTGAAGTTAACCCACAAAAAACTTCCCTGGGCCCAGTTTCCTTATTAAATTCAACTTTACTCATTAAAAAATTTCAAGAGCTTGTATTTCAAGCTTGCATAAACTTTTTAATTTAAGAAAGTAATTAATAAGTTCTCTTACAAAATGAACACATTTAAAAAACTTATATGAATGTTTAAATACTTAAATGGGAATTATGAAAAAAACTTTTAGGGAGTATTTTAATTTCTGTAGAAGGAATTTCCTTGACTTATTTTTGAAAGCTTCCATACATTTCTAGCTATTTTCGTAGCTAATAATCCTGCTCTTTCTAACTTAGATTTTCCTGGTTTAGCTCCAATTAGAGCTGTCACTTCTGAAGTGGTTAAAGGTGCTCCAGTATTTATAGCTAATTGGGTTAACTCCAATCTATCTCTAAGGTTCTTAAGATTTACTTTCTCAATTTTATCTTCTTCTAACCAGCTAAAAGATGGGTCTTTCTGAGATAGTTTTTGCATCAAGCTTAGGCTAACTAATCCAAGAGTTTGATCAGGAGTTAATTCTTTTTCAGTACCAGAAACATTTGGTTCTTTTTTTTGAGAAGTTCCCATAAAAATGCATATCTTTTACTTGAAGTTATCGTTTTGTGGTAAGCATGCAAGTAAATTTAATAGAAAAAATGAACCATTATCCGTTATAGTCGCCTCAATGGAACCAACTTCTAGCTTAAACAGAGGAGAACGAAAAAAAGGGAGTTCTCTAGTCACAGGATCTGAGGTGCAGTCTCAGGCCAATGGTGCTAGCTGTTTTATTACTACCGATTCAGAAAAGTCTCTGGTATCCAGACAAGCAAGTCAAGTTGAGCAAATTGAGTTAAGAACATATGTTTTTTTAGATTCTCTGCAACCTCAATTAGCCGCATATATGGGAACTGTTAGTAGAGGTTTTTTACCTATTCCTGGTGATTCATGTCTTTGGATGGAAGTTTCACCCGGGATGGCTGTTCATAGAGTTACTGATATCGCACTAAAAGCAAGTAATGTAAGACTTGGTCAGATGATTGTTGAAAGAGCATTTGGATCTCTTGCTCTTTACCATAAAGATCAAAGCACGGTTTTACATTCTGGAGACGTTGTTCTAGATGCTATTGGGAGCGAAGTGAGAAAAAGAACAAAACCTGCTACGAGTTGGACTGAAGTTATTCGAGCGATTACTCCAGATCATGCAGTTTTAATAAATAGACAAAACAGAAGTGGATCAATGATTCAATCTGGAATGAGCATGTTTATATTAGAAACTGAACCAGCTGGTTATGTTTTAAAAGCAGCTAATGAAGCTGAAAAGGCATCTAATATAACTGTTGTTGATGTTAAGGCAGTTGGAGCTTTTGGTAGATTAACTCTCGCTGGGAAAGAAGGGGATGTAGAAGAGGCTGCAGCTGCTGCTATAAGAGCAATTGAAGAAATTTCAAATTATTGAGAATTTTTTAATTTAAACTTTCTTTTAACTTAAACCTATCTCTTTTTTTAAAAAAGGTGACATAATTTTTGCAGCTTTACCTCTACTACCTAATTTATTTAATTGTGATTGTGAGAGCTCACCGTAAACACAGTTAGACTCTTTTACCCAAAAAATAGATTCGAATTCCCCGTTTGGATATTTGGGGTTCTTAAGAATTTCTCCCCAGCATATTCCTGTTGTATCTTTAACTAAGTTTCCTGAGGGATCGCACAAAACCATGCAACTTATAAATCTTGCACTCCTATAAGGACTATCAGAAAGTTCATTAATTAATTTTTTAATTTTCTCATCATTAGTTTTGGCATATCGAGCAGAATAAATTCCTGGCCGACCATCTAAAACATCTACTTCAAGACCCGAGTCATCAGCTAATGCCCAAGTTTTAGTCTCTAAAGCAGCTGCTTTTGCTTTTAGAAGTGCATTCTCAAAATATGTGTTTCCAGTCTCTTCGACATTTAAATATTCTGGTTGCTTCTGAACCTTTAAAGACAAAACATCCAGCATCTCTGAAATTTCAGATACTTTTCTTTCATTGCCACTAGCAATAGTTAGAACTGGAAGGTTCAAAATAACAAATAAATTTATTGTGAATATTATCTTACTTCAAAGCTTGATACGGAGACAGGAAAGGTTGAACATTCCACACCTGTGTAGACAGGGCCTGCCTCGTACGGTAAATAACATAATGTAAATTTTTTCTTAACACAACAGTATGTTTTGATGCACTAACTAATTTGCATAAGTATTGACATATCAATAGTACCAAGGGTGATAAGTTTAACTTATGAATGATAGAAAAAACATTAATGGAGATTTTGTCGAAAACGCTTGACTTATAAGTACTTAATGAAGCATTCTTCGAATTGAACATTCCACATTTAGTAATTAGTAGACAATGGCTACAGAAACAATGGGCATCGCTCTCGGCATGATCGAGACACGCGGACTTGTACCTGCAATCGAAGCAGCAGACGCAATGACAAAGGCAGCAGAAGTTCGCCTTATTGGTCGTGAATTCGTTGGCGGCGGTTATGTCACAGTATTAGTTAGAGGCGAAACAGGCGCAGTTAACGCAGCTGTAAGAGCTGGTGCTGATGCTTGTGAAAGAGTTGGTGACGGTTTAGTTGCAGCTCACATTATTGCTCGTCCTCATAGAGAAGTTGAACCTGCTCTAGGTAACGGTGAATTTCTTGGTCAAAAGGACTAATTAAGTAAAGCAAGATTTATAAATTTTGCACAATAATTATTTTCCCTACACAGATCTAAATTTATCTTTATGAGTAAGAAGTATGACGCAGGGGTAAAGGAGTACAGAGATACCTACTGGACTCCAGAATATGTCCCCCTAGACACCGATTTACTAGCCTGTTTCAAATGTACAGGTCAGGAAGGTGTTCCAAGAGAAGAAGTTGCAGCAGCTGTTGCCGCTGAATCTTCAACAGGTACTTGGTCAACAGTTTGGTCCGAGTTACTTACTGACTTAGAATTTTATAAAGGACGTTGTTATCGAATCGAAGACGTCCCTGGAGATCCTGAAGCTTTCTATGCTTTTATTGCATATCCTTTGGATCTTTTTGAAGAAGGCTCAATTACAAACGTATTAACATCTCTTGTAGGAAACGTTTTTGGATTTAAAGCTCTAAGACATCTACGTCTAGAAGATATTAGATTCCCAATTGCTTTCATTAAAACTTGCGGTGGTCCACCAAATGGAATCGTAGTTGAAAGAGATCGACTTAACAAATACGGAAGACCTCTACTTGGTTGTACCATCAAACCTAAATTAGGATTATCTGGTAAAAACTATGGTCGAGTTGTATATGAATGTCTTAGAGGCGGTCTTGATTTAACTAAGGATGATGAGAATATTAATTCTCAACCATTCCAACGTTGGAGAGAAAGATTTGAGTTTGTTGCAGAAGCAGTTAAGCTTGCTCAACGAGAAACTGGAGAAGTTAAAGGTCACTACCTAAACTGCACTGCTAACACTCCTGAAGAACTCTATGAAAGAGCTGAATTTGCAAAAGAGCTAGATATGCCAATCATCATGCATGATTATATAACTGGTGGTTTTACTGCAAATACTGGATTAGCTAATTGGTGTCGTAAAAATGGCATGCTTCTGCATATTCATAGAGCTATGCATGCTGTTATTGATAGACATCCAAAGCATGGTATTCACTTCAGAGTTCTTGCAAAATGTTTGAGACTATCTGGAGGAGACCAATTACATACTGGAACCGTTGTTGGAAAACTTGAAGGTGATCGTCAAACAACTCTTGGTTATATTGACAACTTAAGAGAGTCATTTGTTCCTGAAGATAGATCAAGAGGTAACTTTTTTGATCAGGATTGGGGTTCAATGCCTGGAGTATTTGCAGTCGCATCAGGTGGTATCCATGTTTGGCATATGCCTGCACTTCTAGCGATCTTTGGAGATGATTCCTGCCTTCAGTTCGGTGGAGGAACACATGGTCATCCATGGGGTTCAGCTGCTGGAGCTGCAGCTAACAGAGTTGCTTTAGAAGCTTGTGTAAAAGCCCGTAATGCTGGTCGCGAAATCGAAAAAGAGAGTAGAGACATTCTTATGGAAGCTGCTAAGCATAGTCCTGAATTAGCTATTGCTCTAGAAACTTGGAAGGAAATTAAGTTTGAGTTTGACACTGTCGACAAGCTTGATGTTCAAGGTTAACTCAAGTTTCGAAATTGAGGAGATTTATTCTCCTCAAACTTATTAAAATCTCGTTTTTACGAGTAATTCATTCACATTTTGATTAATTATGCCTTTCCAGAGCACAGTAAGCGACTATCAAACAGTTGCAACCCTGGAAACATTCGGTTTTTTACCACCGATGACCCAGGAAGAAATATATGACCAAATTGCGTACATAATTGCTCAAGGTTGGAGTCCAGTTATTGAGCATGTTCATCCTAGTGGATGTATGCAAACTTATTGGTCTTATTGGAAACTCCCATTCTTTGGGGAAAAAGATCTTAACTTGATCGTGAGCGAATTAGAGGCATGCCATAGAGCATACCCTGATCATCATGTAAGAATCATCGGATACGATGCTTACACTCAAAGTCAAGGAACAGCTTTTGTAGTTTTCCAAGGCCGTTAAAGCTACTTATCGTAGTTAATATCTTTCTCCAAAAAAATTTTTTGGAGAAAGTTTTTCAAAAGAGTTTCACATTTGAAGATTATGTCAAAAAAAACCAGTAGAGAGATTGCACTTGAAAGAAGAAAGGCGATGAGTGATAGCGGTAAAAAAGCTGCTGCTTATTCTTCAACCACCAAAGATAGAGTTCGATCTTCTCAAGATACACAAATTTCTGGGACTCAGTCTTCTTCTAATAATCATAATATTTCTAAACCAGCTACAAAGCATATTCCAAAAACTCAGGTAAACAGAAATTCTTCAACAACTTTATCTAGTAAAGAGTTAGTAATAGAGAGAAGAAAAGCAATGTCTACCCATGGGAAATCAGCTATAACTTCATCCGATAGAACCCGTACTGATGTTAAAAAAGAAAGTCCTGTAAACACAGTTAAATCAACTATAAGCAGAAATCAAGAAGTTCAAAATTCACATAATACAGAAATTAAAACATCAAAACCAAACGTTAAAAGAAGAATTAATCAGAAGAGAAAGCCTATTACTAATACTAGTAGAGATATTGTTTTAGCGAGAAGAGAAGCTCAATCTAAGCATGGTAAATCAGCAACTAAACAAAATACCAGTGCAGCTTCTTTAGCTAGAAGGGGAGACCCAGATTTAAGTAGTAGAGAGATTTCTCAGAGAGTGAGAGAGCTAAGAAGTAAAACTGGTGCTACAGGCAAAAAAGGTAATGGTAAATGTAGACCATGTGGTCCAAATAAAAATGGGTCCAAACAAAATATTGCGGATGCTAGCTGGAAAGTTGGTAAAAGTGAAACTGATTCAGGTCAAATAGTTACCGGAACACAAGCTAATAGATCTGTAAAAACTACAGGTAATGAAGCAAGTACATGCAGAACTGTCACTGGTACTCAATATATGGGAGCAGAAGTAGTTGACCAATTTTGTCAAGATAGACAAAGTTATAAACAACCACTTAGATCTACAGTTACCTCTACAACATCAGGTAATAAAGTAACTGGAAATGAAGTTGGTAGATCTGAAAGGGTCACAGGCGATGAGCCAGGGACTTGTAAAAATCTTACAGGTACTGAATATGTATCTGCTAATCAATCACAGAAGTATTGTGGCGATGTTCCAAAAAATCCTTCAAAGGTTAAACATAGTACTACAAATGATGGATTAAAAGTATCTGGATCACTTCCAGGTAGATCAACCCTAGTTACTGGAGATGAATCAGGTTCTGGACATCAATTAACTGGAGATCAATATCTTGGCTCTGAGCCAAATCCAAAAGGTAAAGCATTTGAAAAAGTAGGCAGTTACAACACTCTTAATGGGAACAATGTAACTGGTACAGGGGTTGGAAGATCAGACCATATGACAGGCAATGAACATGGGAGTTGTAAGAATGTAACTGGCGATGAGTACATAGGATCTCAACAATATGAGAAGTTTTGCGTTTCAAAACCAAAACCAGAAGCTAGAAAAGTAGGTTTAAGCCTTTCTTCAAAGTCAAATTTAATAAGCGGCACTATGACAGGAAGATCAGAAATAGTAACTGGAGATGAACCAGGTTCATGCAAAGTGTTAACAGGAACACCATACGCAGGTTTAGATCAGATTAATGAAAATTGTAGTACTGAGATTTCAGAAGATATGAAATCCCGAGCAACAGTTAATTCTGGAAATAATTCAAATGCCAGACTTACAGGACAGCAACCAGGAATTGGCGGAGTAATGACAGGTGCTAAGAAAGGTGCTTGTAAAAATCTAACAGGTACTCCCTATGTTGGTGGAGATCAGCTCTCACAAGCTTGTGATAATCCTCCACAAGATGCGGCTTATGCGAATCCGGAAAAGTCGGCAGGTAACTCTTGGAAGGAATTCTCTGTTAAATCACCATCAAGAGATAAATATTCTGAAAAAAATACTCAAGGTGTTACAGGTAATGAATATGAAAATGGTTCAAAGGTAACAGGACCTTTTGATATGGCAGTTGATAAGGTCACTGGCACTGAAAAATTTAGGTTTGAACCGAATAAAAATATAACGTATAAACAAAAAATGGAAATTGAAGAGGTTGATCGTGCTGCAAATACACCAGAGAAAAGAGTCGCTTCTAGGATTACTGGTGAAGGACAATCAGTGGGAAATGTAACTGGTGATGATTGGGATCGTGGTGATAAGGTGACAGGTACAGAGGGAGCTTCTTCAAGAAAGAGAAATCCATCAAGAGCAGGTTTTATTAGCGCAATGCCCCCTTTAGAGGTTAAGAGAAATGAGGATGTAGAAAAACCGGATTTCTTGGTAACTGGATCTAGTGGTAATACTCGTGAAGGACAACTTGTTACCTTTTCAGGTGGTGCAAGAGGTTAATAAATAATGCCTTTAAGAGGACTGGCTAAAGCCAAGAACTTCACATTGGGGCCAACAGCTCCAATGAAAACTTTTACGGAAAATATTCATATACAAACTAAAGAATCAAATAATTTTAGAAATTCTGGAAATTCTCACAAATTAACTAATAATATTCAAAATGAAAATCTATTTAAGTATGAAAGCAAAATAAAAAGTGATTTTGACAAGATTGTTCCAACTCTTAAGGAAATTGCCCGAATACAACATCATGAAGATTTTATAGCAAAGGCTCAGACAATATCTAGAAAAAATTTAGGAATAGATTTACCCCTTCATGTATTAGATAAATCTTGGGTTAAACCTCTTGATATAAGAGCTTTATATGCATGGTGTTCTTTCAAACAGCATGAGAAACTCAGTGATAATTTTTTTAAAAACGATCCACTTGAAGGTGCTAAAGGAAGTAGGGATGCGGAAGATTTTGAGAAATTTCTTTTAGATTGTGGAATACATTTACTTGATATAACTCCTTGTTCAGATGGGAGATTAGCTCATTCAGTTGCTTATGTTATGAGAATACCTTTTAGTTCAGTAAGAAGAAGATCCCATGCTGGAGCACTGTTTGATATTGAAAATACAGTAAATCGATGGGTAAAAACTGAACATAAAAGATATAGAGAGAATATTCCTAATGAAGCTCATAAAGATACTAGGTACTTAAAAGTTGTAACTTATCATTTTAGTTCAGTAGATCCTCTTCATCAGGGATGCGCAGCTCATGGAAGTAATGACGAGTTAGCTGCAAGAGAAGGTAGAAATAAACTATATGCTTTCAAAGAGGCTGTAGAGAATAGCTTTTGCTGCGGTGCATCTGTGGATTTAATGTTGATTGGACTTGATACAGACACTGATTCATTAAAAATTCATTTGTCAACTAGCGATGGCAATATAGATTTAGAAAAAACTATTTCTACATTAGATATTTATAATTCAACGATAAATTTTTCGAAAGAGGATGCAGAGAAAGAAATTTGTCAAATAATTTCTACGAATTCTTCAAAAGATAAACTCCAGGGTCTGGAAAAATTTATGTATAAATTAATTGTCAATAATATTTCTCAAATTGACTATGTTAAAAGTTTTCATAATGGTTCTTATGAAGATATTGGTCATGCAGAGAGGTTTATTGGAGTTGGTATTGGTTTCAAAGAAGTTCATCTCAGAAATTTAACTTATTTTGCTCATTTAGATACAGTCGAAGAAGGGGCTCCAGATTTAGATGTAGGAGTGAAGATTTTTACTGGATTAAATGTTTCTCAAGATCTACCTATTCCAGTAGTTATAAGATTTGATTACTCTGGCAAAGTACCCGGTGCAAAAGAGAGAGCAATAAATGATTGTGAAAGAGTTAATAATGCGATATCAATTAGATATAAAGATTTAGTTGATCAAGGTTTTCTACATACTTGCTCTACTATTAGAGATAGGGACGACATTCATTCCGCCCAAATTATTGGAATGTCTTTAGATAAAAAATCAGAGGAGGCTCACTAGTTATGTTAATTTGCAAGGTTGTAAAACCACTTGTTTCTACCAATAGGATTCCTGGTTTTGAACATAAACATCTACAAGTTGTATTGGATGGTACTTCAAGTAAAGTTGCTGTAGATGCCGTCGGCTGTAAACCAGGAGATTGGGTCATTTGTGTTGGAAGTTCTGCCGCTAGGGAAGCTGCAGGAAGCAAATCGTATCCAAGTGATTTAACTATTGTAGGAATAATAGATCATTGGGATCCTGACAAAGCTTAAAAATAGGAGGAAGAAATCGTGGAAATCATGAAGGTACTTGGAAGAATGGTATGTACTCAAAGAGTTGCTGGCTTAGGCCATATGAATTTAAGAATTTTGGAAAATAATAAGGGAAAGAAGTTAGTTGCTGTTGATCCTGTAGGCGCGAGAGAGGGTAACTGGGTTTTTACTGCTAGCGGTTCTGCTGCAAGATTTGCTTGCCCTAATCCAGAAGTTCAAACCGATTTAACTATTGGCGGGATTATTGATTATTGGGAGAATGAATAAATACTTCAACTAAAAAAATTTTTTGAGAAACTTTGTTGACTGTATAGTGTAATTATTCCTGAATAAAGAATTAAATGTGGAATGAAAGAGAATCACCTTCAAGGATTGAAAAAAGATTTGAATTTGAGGAATACTCAAAAATAAGCAAATTTATGGGGAAAATTGAGAAATTATGTAAAGAAAAAGAAATCTATCCAAATATCAGTTTTGGTAAAAATTTTGTTAGTCTTTCAATATTTTTAGATAGTAAAGAAATATCTATTAAAGAAAAAGAATTTTCAAAGGATATAGATACATTTTATTTGGAAGATTAATCCTTTCAATAATTATTAGGCTTAGCAATATCTCTTTTGATTAAAGCCATCAAATATGTAGGCGCTTTATATCTTCCTGGCAGGCATCTATTTAGAGTTTCTAGATGTCCCCAGCATACTGTCTTTTCTATATCTTTTACTGAATTACCTTTTAAGATTAATAGTCTTAGAGCTTTACAAAATAAAGGATAACCTGCTTCTAACTCATCTATATTTAGCTTTGCTGCTGACATAGACTAAAGAGGAATAACCATTTAATAATCTATACAAATATGGTGCATATTTGGATCATATTTCAAATATCTCAATAAATAGAAATTAATCTAGAAATGCAACGCAATCTATCTCAACTAAAACTCCTTTAGGTAGGGATGAAACCTCCACACAGGCCCTTGCTGGAGGATTCTCTACGTTGAAAAAATCACTATATATTTGATTGACGATTTGAAAATTACTTAGGTCGGTCAAGTAAATAGTTGTTTTTATTATATGCTCTATTTTTGCTCCACCGGCTTTAAGAACCGCTTCTAGATTTTTTAAAACTTGAATAGTTTCCTTTTTTATATCACCCAAACATGTTATTTCATTTGAAGCTGGGTCTATAGCAATTTGGCCAGAACAATAAATAAAATCACCGGCTTTTATTGCTTGATTATAAGGTCCGACTGGATCTGGAGCGTTCGATGTTTTAATTACTTGCTTTGTGGACATTTGTTTAAGAAGATACCAATCTATTTAAACCCATAAATCTTTATTTGCTCTTAAATAAGTAAATTCTTCCAAATTTCTTGCTCTTAAGAAAAGATTTATTTTCATCTCATCAACTAGTAAAAATGGAATTGTCAATTCTTTAAGAGAAAGTTTTTTCTCAACTTCCGAAAGTTTATTTTTTATATCTTGATCCTCAGGCTTAAGATGCAAAGCCCACAATAGATTTGCCTTAGTATATTCATGTGCACAATATATAAGAGTATTTTTTGGTAAGAATTTGATTCTTTCTAGAGATGAATACATTTGTTGATAAGTTCCTTCAAAAATTCTTCCACAGCCTCCAGAAAATAATGTATCACCTATAAAAAGAATAGGATTTGCCCCATTCAAAAAGAAGGAAATATGTGAGCTTGTATGCCCTAATACTTCAATTATTTTTACTTCTTCATCTAGAATATTTAAATTTTCTCCATCCTTTACTGATACATTTTGAAAAGGTATTCGTTTTTTTTCTTTGGAAGAAGCAATCACCTTTACATTTGGCCATCTTTCCATTAGTTGTTTTGTCCCACCAATATGATCTGAATGATGATGCGTTTGCAAAATAGCTTTTAAGTGTAAATTATTTTCATCTATGTATTTAATTACTGGTTCGTGTACAGATGGATCTATAACTACAACGGATTTATCTTTTACCCACAACCAAATAACGTTATCATTTAAAACTCTGATTCCTATTATATTTCGAGCTTTATTAAATTCCATTGTTAACTTAGAATTAAGAATGCTTTGAAGAAATTGATCTATGTTTACTATAGCTTTACCTAAAGGAGCTCTGTTAAAAGATTCAATTTCAACTTTTAAAAGAGCTGGATTAGATTTTTCTGCAGCATTGGACGAAAATAATAGATCATTAACCTTTGAATCAAATTGCAAACGGGCTAAAGCATTATTAGTAAGAAATGGAGATGTCCCCGTTTACGTTAGTTATGGCCAAGCTGATTTGGGTATTGTTGGGT contains the following coding sequences:
- a CDS encoding carboxysome shell carbonic anhydrase, whose protein sequence is MPLRGLAKAKNFTLGPTAPMKTFTENIHIQTKESNNFRNSGNSHKLTNNIQNENLFKYESKIKSDFDKIVPTLKEIARIQHHEDFIAKAQTISRKNLGIDLPLHVLDKSWVKPLDIRALYAWCSFKQHEKLSDNFFKNDPLEGAKGSRDAEDFEKFLLDCGIHLLDITPCSDGRLAHSVAYVMRIPFSSVRRRSHAGALFDIENTVNRWVKTEHKRYRENIPNEAHKDTRYLKVVTYHFSSVDPLHQGCAAHGSNDELAAREGRNKLYAFKEAVENSFCCGASVDLMLIGLDTDTDSLKIHLSTSDGNIDLEKTISTLDIYNSTINFSKEDAEKEICQIISTNSSKDKLQGLEKFMYKLIVNNISQIDYVKSFHNGSYEDIGHAERFIGVGIGFKEVHLRNLTYFAHLDTVEEGAPDLDVGVKIFTGLNVSQDLPIPVVIRFDYSGKVPGAKERAINDCERVNNAISIRYKDLVDQGFLHTCSTIRDRDDIHSAQIIGMSLDKKSEEAH
- a CDS encoding Rid family detoxifying hydrolase, whose translation is MSTKQVIKTSNAPDPVGPYNQAIKAGDFIYCSGQIAIDPASNEITCLGDIKKETIQVLKNLEAVLKAGGAKIEHIIKTTIYLTDLSNFQIVNQIYSDFFNVENPPARACVEVSSLPKGVLVEIDCVAFLD
- a CDS encoding BMC domain-containing protein, with amino-acid sequence MATETMGIALGMIETRGLVPAIEAADAMTKAAEVRLIGREFVGGGYVTVLVRGETGAVNAAVRAGADACERVGDGLVAAHIIARPHREVEPALGNGEFLGQKD
- a CDS encoding DUF3136 domain-containing protein, encoding MSAAKLNIDELEAGYPLFCKALRLLILKGNSVKDIEKTVCWGHLETLNRCLPGRYKAPTYLMALIKRDIAKPNNY
- the gloB gene encoding hydroxyacylglutathione hydrolase encodes the protein MEFNKARNIIGIRVLNDNVIWLWVKDKSVVVIDPSVHEPVIKYIDENNLHLKAILQTHHHSDHIGGTKQLMERWPNVKVIASSKEKKRIPFQNVSVKDGENLNILDEEVKIIEVLGHTSSHISFFLNGANPILFIGDTLFSGGCGRIFEGTYQQMYSSLERIKFLPKNTLIYCAHEYTKANLLWALHLKPEDQDIKNKLSEVEKKLSLKELTIPFLLVDEMKINLFLRARNLEEFTYLRANKDLWV
- a CDS encoding ribulose bisphosphate carboxylase small subunit is translated as MPFQSTVSDYQTVATLETFGFLPPMTQEEIYDQIAYIIAQGWSPVIEHVHPSGCMQTYWSYWKLPFFGEKDLNLIVSELEACHRAYPDHHVRIIGYDAYTQSQGTAFVVFQGR
- a CDS encoding BMC domain-containing protein: MEPTSSLNRGERKKGSSLVTGSEVQSQANGASCFITTDSEKSLVSRQASQVEQIELRTYVFLDSLQPQLAAYMGTVSRGFLPIPGDSCLWMEVSPGMAVHRVTDIALKASNVRLGQMIVERAFGSLALYHKDQSTVLHSGDVVLDAIGSEVRKRTKPATSWTEVIRAITPDHAVLINRQNRSGSMIQSGMSMFILETEPAGYVLKAANEAEKASNITVVDVKAVGAFGRLTLAGKEGDVEEAAAAAIRAIEEISNY
- a CDS encoding form I ribulose bisphosphate carboxylase large subunit, coding for MSKKYDAGVKEYRDTYWTPEYVPLDTDLLACFKCTGQEGVPREEVAAAVAAESSTGTWSTVWSELLTDLEFYKGRCYRIEDVPGDPEAFYAFIAYPLDLFEEGSITNVLTSLVGNVFGFKALRHLRLEDIRFPIAFIKTCGGPPNGIVVERDRLNKYGRPLLGCTIKPKLGLSGKNYGRVVYECLRGGLDLTKDDENINSQPFQRWRERFEFVAEAVKLAQRETGEVKGHYLNCTANTPEELYERAEFAKELDMPIIMHDYITGGFTANTGLANWCRKNGMLLHIHRAMHAVIDRHPKHGIHFRVLAKCLRLSGGDQLHTGTVVGKLEGDRQTTLGYIDNLRESFVPEDRSRGNFFDQDWGSMPGVFAVASGGIHVWHMPALLAIFGDDSCLQFGGGTHGHPWGSAAGAAANRVALEACVKARNAGREIEKESRDILMEAAKHSPELAIALETWKEIKFEFDTVDKLDVQG
- the csoS2 gene encoding carboxysome assembly protein CsoS2, which encodes MSKKTSREIALERRKAMSDSGKKAAAYSSTTKDRVRSSQDTQISGTQSSSNNHNISKPATKHIPKTQVNRNSSTTLSSKELVIERRKAMSTHGKSAITSSDRTRTDVKKESPVNTVKSTISRNQEVQNSHNTEIKTSKPNVKRRINQKRKPITNTSRDIVLARREAQSKHGKSATKQNTSAASLARRGDPDLSSREISQRVRELRSKTGATGKKGNGKCRPCGPNKNGSKQNIADASWKVGKSETDSGQIVTGTQANRSVKTTGNEASTCRTVTGTQYMGAEVVDQFCQDRQSYKQPLRSTVTSTTSGNKVTGNEVGRSERVTGDEPGTCKNLTGTEYVSANQSQKYCGDVPKNPSKVKHSTTNDGLKVSGSLPGRSTLVTGDESGSGHQLTGDQYLGSEPNPKGKAFEKVGSYNTLNGNNVTGTGVGRSDHMTGNEHGSCKNVTGDEYIGSQQYEKFCVSKPKPEARKVGLSLSSKSNLISGTMTGRSEIVTGDEPGSCKVLTGTPYAGLDQINENCSTEISEDMKSRATVNSGNNSNARLTGQQPGIGGVMTGAKKGACKNLTGTPYVGGDQLSQACDNPPQDAAYANPEKSAGNSWKEFSVKSPSRDKYSEKNTQGVTGNEYENGSKVTGPFDMAVDKVTGTEKFRFEPNKNITYKQKMEIEEVDRAANTPEKRVASRITGEGQSVGNVTGDDWDRGDKVTGTEGASSRKRNPSRAGFISAMPPLEVKRNEDVEKPDFLVTGSSGNTREGQLVTFSGGARG
- a CDS encoding carboxysome peptide A encodes the protein MLICKVVKPLVSTNRIPGFEHKHLQVVLDGTSSKVAVDAVGCKPGDWVICVGSSAAREAAGSKSYPSDLTIVGIIDHWDPDKA
- a CDS encoding 4a-hydroxytetrahydrobiopterin dehydratase, yielding MWNERESPSRIEKRFEFEEYSKISKFMGKIEKLCKEKEIYPNISFGKNFVSLSIFLDSKEISIKEKEFSKDIDTFYLED
- a CDS encoding carboxysome peptide B: MEIMKVLGRMVCTQRVAGLGHMNLRILENNKGKKLVAVDPVGAREGNWVFTASGSAARFACPNPEVQTDLTIGGIIDYWENE
- the rdgB gene encoding RdgB/HAM1 family non-canonical purine NTP pyrophosphatase, giving the protein MNLPVLTIASGNERKVSEISEMLDVLSLKVQKQPEYLNVEETGNTYFENALLKAKAAALETKTWALADDSGLEVDVLDGRPGIYSARYAKTNDEKIKKLINELSDSPYRSARFISCMVLCDPSGNLVKDTTGICWGEILKNPKYPNGEFESIFWVKESNCVYGELSQSQLNKLGSRGKAAKIMSPFLKKEIGLS